The Flavobacterium marginilacus genome window below encodes:
- a CDS encoding transcriptional regulator, translating to MISTSNKYKNGKGEHYPAIGNFIHYHITQNKIKKADVARALGILPTGLNEYFKKESLQFAIIWKLSMAMNYNFIAHLGEYLPYRFETTREKALKEELAQKEALLQKMEIQMETLREMIKK from the coding sequence ATGATATCGACCAGCAACAAATACAAGAATGGAAAAGGGGAACATTACCCAGCGATTGGCAATTTTATCCATTATCACATTACCCAGAATAAAATCAAGAAAGCCGATGTTGCCAGAGCACTAGGCATACTCCCTACGGGATTGAACGAATATTTCAAGAAAGAGTCCTTGCAGTTTGCCATTATATGGAAACTCAGTATGGCAATGAACTACAATTTTATTGCGCACTTGGGTGAATACCTGCCCTATCGTTTTGAAACCACTCGCGAAAAAGCCCTAAAAGAAGAACTTGCCCAGAAAGAGGCGCTCCTACAAAAAATGGAGATTCAGATGGAAACCCTGCGGGAAATGATTAAAAAATAA
- a CDS encoding APC family permease, which yields MEENKPGEFKRELGLLDGTMLVVGSMIGSGIFIVSADIARQVGSAGWLILIWLISGLITMIAAVSYGELSAMFPNAGGQYVYLKEAYNKLIAFLYGWSFFAVIQTGTIAAVGVGFSKFSAYLYPPLSDENVLYELGAFKLNAAQIVSIITIVLLTYVNSRGVKNSKILQTVLTIIKILSLFGLIIFGFILAAKSDIWNANWADTWGSRAFDADSESWSSIGGTALLTGISAAMVGSLFSSDAWVGVTFIAGEIKNPKRNVGLSLFLGTLIVTIIYILTNLMYLAVIPMQEIATAKSDRVAVVASQYTFGDMGTIIIALMIMISTFACNNGLIMAGARVYYTMAKDGLFLKKAANLNEASVPAWALWVQCVWASVLCLTGKYGDLLDFVIIIVLIFYILTIYGIFILRKKMPEAERPYKAFGYPFLPLVYIIVAIAICIGLLLTKFSTCGWGVLIMLTGIPVYYLTKPKE from the coding sequence ATGGAAGAAAACAAACCAGGAGAATTTAAAAGAGAACTCGGATTATTAGACGGAACTATGCTTGTCGTAGGGTCGATGATAGGTTCTGGGATATTTATTGTGAGTGCAGATATCGCAAGACAAGTTGGATCTGCGGGCTGGTTAATACTGATATGGCTTATTTCGGGCTTAATTACGATGATCGCTGCTGTTAGTTACGGAGAATTGAGTGCTATGTTTCCTAATGCTGGAGGGCAGTATGTTTACCTAAAAGAAGCTTACAATAAGTTAATCGCTTTTCTGTACGGCTGGAGTTTCTTTGCTGTAATTCAAACTGGAACTATTGCTGCTGTAGGTGTAGGATTTTCTAAATTTTCGGCCTATTTATATCCGCCTTTAAGTGATGAAAATGTTTTGTATGAGCTGGGTGCTTTCAAACTGAATGCAGCACAAATCGTTTCGATAATAACCATTGTTTTGTTGACTTATGTAAATAGCCGCGGGGTGAAAAACAGCAAAATTCTTCAGACGGTTTTGACGATAATTAAAATTTTATCATTGTTTGGATTAATCATCTTCGGATTTATTTTGGCTGCCAAATCGGATATTTGGAATGCTAACTGGGCTGATACATGGGGTTCAAGAGCTTTTGATGCTGACAGTGAATCTTGGAGTTCTATTGGCGGAACAGCTTTGCTGACTGGAATTTCGGCAGCAATGGTTGGTTCTTTATTTTCCAGTGATGCTTGGGTGGGAGTAACTTTTATTGCAGGAGAAATTAAAAATCCAAAACGCAATGTTGGCTTAAGTTTGTTTTTAGGTACATTGATTGTAACTATTATTTATATATTAACGAATTTGATGTATCTGGCAGTTATTCCAATGCAGGAAATTGCCACAGCAAAATCTGACAGAGTTGCGGTCGTTGCTTCTCAATATACTTTTGGGGATATGGGGACAATTATAATTGCCCTGATGATTATGATTTCGACTTTTGCGTGTAATAACGGACTGATTATGGCAGGAGCCAGAGTGTATTACACAATGGCTAAAGATGGTTTGTTTTTAAAGAAAGCAGCCAATCTTAATGAGGCAAGCGTTCCAGCATGGGCTTTATGGGTGCAGTGTGTATGGGCATCGGTATTATGTTTGACTGGAAAATATGGTGATCTGCTTGATTTTGTAATTATCATCGTATTGATTTTTTACATACTTACAATTTACGGAATCTTTATTCTCAGAAAGAAAATGCCGGAGGCTGAAAGACCTTACAAAGCTTTTGGATATCCATTCTTGCCGCTTGTGTATATAATTGTAGCGATTGCAATTTGTATTGGATTACTGCTTACTAAATTTTCTACCTGCGGATGGGGAGTATTGATTATGCTGACAGGTATTCCAGTGTATTATTTGACTAAACCTAAGGAATAG
- a CDS encoding peptidoglycan endopeptidase, with protein sequence MKYLRLIVTAFFLCSISVFSQDNNIQHSIVKGETISSIAQKYNVSIASIYKLNPKAKKTLHLNQVLLIPNSESKKENDQTVSDAEKITQITHQVQSKETLYGITKQFKTTTELLYKANPKLETEGLKIGQTINIPSNLTKKEIADLSNSKAEETAENTESLTHIVKPKESLYAIAKKYGITLKELQDANPKIGKKGLSLGQVIVIPSNGKSASKELAVKETKSETETLPVAAAEKKEIVPAENKNKEKITIEESQVPTSEIIHEVLTKETKYGIAKKYGITVAALEKQNPAIKQKLEVGAKLSIQVPNNAVENQIKKEDGTALVQSEKQADTTTTGLTIANEDLIAQIIQSASDKIGTRYRSGGTTTAGFDCSGFMYSTFGAFDIKLPRSSIEQSAIGEKIDDENAQKGDLIFFKTNGRRHINHVGMVIEVNEDEIKFIHSSTHSGVIISSTKEPYYHRNFAQVNRILK encoded by the coding sequence ATGAAGTACTTAAGATTAATTGTTACAGCCTTTTTTTTATGCAGTATAAGCGTTTTTTCACAAGATAATAACATTCAGCATTCTATAGTAAAAGGGGAAACAATTTCTAGTATTGCTCAAAAATACAATGTTTCGATTGCTTCAATTTATAAGTTAAATCCCAAAGCTAAAAAAACACTGCATCTCAATCAGGTATTACTGATTCCAAATTCTGAATCGAAAAAAGAGAATGATCAGACAGTTTCCGATGCTGAAAAAATAACTCAGATTACTCACCAGGTGCAGTCTAAAGAAACATTATACGGAATTACAAAACAATTTAAAACTACAACTGAGCTGCTCTACAAAGCAAATCCTAAATTAGAAACAGAAGGATTGAAAATAGGACAGACTATTAATATTCCATCAAATTTAACCAAGAAAGAAATAGCCGATTTGTCTAATTCAAAGGCAGAAGAAACTGCTGAAAATACGGAATCTTTAACGCATATAGTGAAACCAAAAGAATCTTTGTATGCAATCGCAAAGAAGTACGGTATAACCTTGAAAGAACTGCAGGATGCCAATCCTAAAATAGGGAAGAAGGGCTTAAGTCTAGGTCAGGTAATTGTGATTCCTAGTAATGGAAAATCGGCATCAAAAGAGTTAGCTGTAAAAGAAACTAAGTCTGAAACAGAAACTCTTCCGGTTGCAGCGGCTGAAAAAAAAGAAATTGTTCCAGCTGAAAATAAAAATAAGGAGAAGATTACAATTGAAGAATCTCAAGTTCCAACTTCTGAAATCATTCATGAAGTTTTGACTAAAGAAACTAAATATGGAATTGCAAAAAAATATGGCATAACCGTAGCAGCATTAGAAAAACAGAATCCTGCCATTAAGCAAAAATTAGAAGTTGGTGCAAAATTAAGTATTCAGGTTCCTAATAACGCTGTCGAGAATCAAATAAAAAAAGAAGATGGAACTGCTTTAGTTCAATCTGAAAAACAAGCTGACACTACAACTACAGGGCTGACTATTGCAAATGAAGACCTGATTGCTCAAATCATTCAGTCAGCATCAGATAAGATAGGAACCAGATATAGAAGCGGAGGGACTACAACTGCAGGATTCGATTGTTCAGGTTTCATGTATTCTACTTTTGGTGCATTTGATATAAAACTGCCAAGATCTTCCATTGAACAATCTGCAATTGGTGAAAAGATTGATGATGAAAATGCACAGAAAGGAGATCTGATTTTCTTTAAAACTAACGGAAGACGTCATATTAATCATGTGGGAATGGTTATAGAAGTTAATGAAGATGAAATAAAATTTATCCATTCTTCGACACATTCAGGAGTAATTATTTCTTCTACAAAAGAGCCGTATTATCACCGTAATTTTGCACAGGTGAACCGGATACTTAAATAG
- a CDS encoding aconitate hydratase — MAFDIEMIKKVYADMPLRVDAAREIVGRPLTLTEKILYSHLWDETAKQAYGRGIDYVDFAPDRVACQDATAQMALLQFMHAGKSKAAVPTTVHCDHLIQAKVGASADLAVANTQSKEVFDFLSSVSNKYGIGFWKPGSGIIHQIVLENYAFPGGMMIGTDSHTVNAGGLGMLAIGVGGADAVDVMSGMSWELKFPKLIGVKLTGKLSGWTAPKDVILKVADILTVKGGTGAIVEYFGEGATSMSCTGKGTICNMGAEIGATTSTFGYDDSMRRYLAATGRQDVVDAADKVASYLTADPEVYANPSQYFDQLIEINLSELEPHINGPFTPDRGTPVSKMKAEAAANGWPIKVEWGLIGSCTNSSYEDMARAASIVNQAVEHGITPKAEFGINPGSEQIRYTIERDGIIATFEKLGTKVFTNACGPCIGQWDRAGADKGEKNTIVHSFNRNFSKRADGNPNTHAFVTSPEMVAALAISGRLDFNPLTDTLINDNGDEVKLIAPYGDELPKRGFDVEDAGFQAPAEDGSNVQVNVSPTSDRLQLLAPFEAWDGKNIAGAKLLIKAFGKCTTDHISMAGPWLRFRGHLDNISNNMLIGAVNAFNQTANSVKNQLTGTYEAVPAVARAYKAAGIPSVVVGDHNYGEGSSREHAAMEPRFLGVKAVLVKSFARIHETNLKKQGLLGLTFANEADYDKIQEDDTINFIDLVDFAPGKPLSLELVHADGSKEIILANHTYNASQIGWFKAGSALNLIAAEANA; from the coding sequence ATGGCTTTTGATATTGAAATGATTAAAAAAGTGTACGCAGATATGCCTTTACGTGTAGATGCGGCACGTGAGATAGTTGGCCGTCCGCTTACTTTAACGGAGAAAATTTTATACAGTCACCTTTGGGACGAAACTGCTAAACAGGCATACGGAAGAGGTATTGATTATGTTGATTTTGCTCCGGACAGAGTTGCCTGCCAAGATGCAACTGCTCAGATGGCATTACTTCAGTTTATGCATGCCGGTAAATCTAAAGCGGCAGTTCCTACAACGGTCCATTGTGACCACCTGATTCAGGCCAAAGTCGGTGCTTCTGCAGATTTAGCTGTGGCGAATACACAGTCGAAAGAAGTTTTTGATTTTCTGTCATCTGTTTCAAATAAATATGGAATCGGATTCTGGAAACCAGGGTCAGGAATTATTCATCAGATTGTTTTGGAAAATTATGCTTTTCCAGGAGGAATGATGATTGGTACGGATTCGCATACGGTAAATGCCGGCGGATTAGGGATGCTGGCTATTGGAGTGGGAGGTGCTGATGCTGTAGATGTAATGTCCGGAATGTCTTGGGAGTTGAAATTTCCGAAATTAATCGGAGTAAAATTAACTGGAAAACTATCTGGCTGGACTGCTCCGAAAGATGTTATTTTAAAGGTAGCCGATATTCTTACTGTAAAAGGAGGGACAGGAGCTATTGTTGAATATTTTGGCGAAGGCGCTACTTCCATGTCATGTACAGGAAAAGGGACTATCTGTAATATGGGAGCCGAAATTGGTGCTACAACTTCTACATTTGGCTATGACGATTCCATGCGCAGGTATTTAGCTGCTACAGGCCGGCAGGATGTTGTTGATGCTGCAGATAAAGTTGCTTCTTATTTGACCGCAGATCCAGAAGTATATGCTAATCCATCACAGTATTTTGATCAGCTTATTGAAATTAATTTATCCGAATTGGAACCGCATATCAACGGGCCTTTCACACCAGACCGCGGAACACCAGTTTCTAAAATGAAAGCAGAAGCTGCAGCAAACGGCTGGCCAATAAAAGTAGAATGGGGATTAATTGGCTCCTGTACAAACTCCTCGTATGAAGATATGGCACGTGCGGCTTCAATTGTAAACCAAGCTGTTGAGCATGGAATCACTCCAAAAGCAGAGTTTGGTATCAATCCAGGGTCGGAACAGATTCGTTACACTATCGAAAGAGACGGTATCATCGCCACTTTCGAAAAATTGGGAACTAAAGTATTTACAAATGCCTGCGGACCTTGTATCGGGCAATGGGATAGAGCTGGTGCTGACAAAGGAGAGAAAAATACAATCGTACATTCATTCAACCGTAATTTCTCCAAAAGAGCTGACGGTAATCCAAATACACACGCTTTTGTAACATCGCCGGAAATGGTTGCTGCGTTGGCAATTTCAGGAAGATTGGATTTCAATCCGCTGACTGATACATTGATTAATGATAACGGTGATGAAGTGAAATTAATCGCTCCTTATGGTGACGAATTACCGAAAAGAGGTTTTGATGTTGAGGATGCTGGTTTTCAGGCACCGGCCGAAGACGGATCAAATGTTCAGGTAAATGTAAGTCCGACTTCAGACCGTCTGCAGTTATTGGCTCCATTCGAAGCCTGGGATGGTAAAAATATTGCTGGAGCAAAATTATTGATTAAAGCTTTTGGAAAATGTACTACCGACCACATTTCTATGGCAGGACCATGGCTGCGTTTCCGCGGGCATTTGGATAATATTTCTAACAATATGCTGATTGGAGCTGTCAATGCATTCAATCAGACTGCAAATTCAGTTAAAAACCAATTGACAGGTACTTATGAAGCTGTTCCTGCTGTGGCGCGTGCTTACAAAGCTGCTGGAATTCCTTCGGTTGTTGTGGGGGATCATAATTATGGAGAAGGTTCATCTCGTGAACATGCTGCAATGGAGCCTCGTTTCTTGGGTGTAAAAGCTGTTCTGGTTAAATCATTTGCCCGTATCCACGAAACCAATCTAAAAAAACAAGGATTATTGGGATTAACATTCGCAAACGAAGCCGATTATGACAAAATTCAGGAAGACGATACCATCAACTTTATTGATTTAGTTGATTTTGCTCCTGGAAAACCATTAAGCTTGGAATTGGTTCACGCTGACGGAAGCAAAGAAATAATCTTGGCAAACCATACTTATAATGCAAGTCAAATTGGCTGGTTCAAAGCTGGTTCAGCCTTAAACTTAATCGCTGCTGAGGCTAATGCGTAA
- a CDS encoding bifunctional aconitate hydratase 2/2-methylisocitrate dehydratase → MNIYSDYIKEIEERKVQGLHPKPIDDAALVSEIIAQIKDLDNANREDSLKFFIYNTLPGTTSAAGEKAKFLKEIILGESVVAEITPAFAFELLSHMKGGPSIEVLLDLALGNDAAIAKQAAEVLKTQVFLYDADTDRLKEAFKNGNTIAKEIIESYAKAEFFTKLPEVAEEIKVVTFIAGEGDISTDLLSPGNQAHSRSDRELHGKCMITPQAQEEIKALQAQHPDKSVMLIAEKGTMGVGSSRMSGVNNVALWTGKQASPYVPFVNFAPIVGGTNGISPIFLTTVDVTGGIGLDLKNWVKKTDASGNVVRNESGEPVLEQAYSVATGTVLTINTKTKKLYNGDKELIDIAKAFTPQKMEFIKAGGSYAIVFGKKLQTFAAKVLGIDIPLVFAPSKEISHEGQGLTAVEKIFNRNAVGTTPGKILHAGSDVRVEVNIVGSQDTTGLMTSQELEAMAATVISPILDGAYQSGCHTASVWDKKAQANIPKLMKFMNNFGLITARDPKGVYHSMTDVIHKVLNDITIDDWAIIIGGDSHTRMSKGVAFGADSGTVALALATGEASMPIPDSVKVTFKGEMKEYMDFRDVVHATQAQMLKQFGGENVFQGRIIEVHIGTLTADQAFTFTDWSAEMKAKASICISEDDTLIESLEIAKSRIQIMIDKGMDNHNQVLQGLINKADKRIAEIKSGEKPALTPDANAKYYAEVVVDLDVIAEPMIADPDVNNADVSKRYTHDTIRPLSFYGGDKKVDLGFIGSCMVHKGDMKILAQMLKNIEAQNGKVEFKAPLVVAPPTYNIVDELKAEGDWEVLQKYSGFEFDDNAPKAAARTEYEKMLYLERPGCNLCMGNQEKAAKGDTVMATSTRLFQGRVVEDTDAKKGESLLSSTPVVVLSTVLGRTPTIEEYIAAVDGINLTKFAPSHKQLVNS, encoded by the coding sequence ATGAATATTTATAGCGACTACATCAAGGAGATCGAAGAACGTAAAGTTCAGGGACTCCACCCAAAGCCAATTGACGATGCTGCATTGGTAAGTGAAATCATTGCACAAATCAAAGATTTAGATAATGCTAATCGAGAAGACTCTCTTAAATTTTTTATTTATAACACTTTGCCTGGAACTACTAGCGCAGCTGGTGAGAAAGCTAAGTTTTTAAAAGAAATTATTCTTGGTGAATCTGTAGTAGCGGAAATCACGCCTGCTTTTGCATTTGAATTGTTGTCACATATGAAAGGCGGACCTTCAATTGAAGTACTTCTTGATTTGGCTTTAGGAAATGATGCTGCTATTGCAAAACAAGCTGCGGAAGTTCTTAAAACGCAGGTTTTCCTTTATGATGCAGATACAGATCGTTTAAAAGAGGCATTCAAAAACGGTAATACTATCGCTAAAGAAATTATAGAAAGTTACGCAAAAGCGGAATTCTTTACTAAACTTCCAGAAGTTGCTGAAGAAATTAAGGTGGTAACTTTTATCGCTGGTGAAGGTGATATTTCTACAGATTTACTTTCTCCAGGAAATCAGGCACACTCACGTTCAGATCGTGAATTACATGGTAAATGTATGATTACTCCTCAGGCACAGGAGGAAATTAAAGCACTTCAGGCACAGCACCCTGATAAATCGGTGATGCTGATTGCTGAAAAAGGTACAATGGGAGTTGGTTCTTCTCGTATGTCAGGAGTAAACAATGTGGCACTTTGGACAGGTAAACAAGCAAGCCCATACGTTCCATTTGTTAATTTTGCTCCGATTGTTGGAGGTACAAACGGTATTTCTCCAATTTTCTTAACAACAGTTGATGTTACCGGAGGTATCGGTCTTGATCTTAAAAACTGGGTTAAAAAAACAGATGCATCAGGGAATGTTGTTCGTAACGAAAGCGGAGAGCCGGTTTTAGAGCAGGCATATTCTGTAGCTACAGGAACTGTTTTAACAATCAATACAAAAACTAAAAAATTATACAATGGCGATAAAGAATTAATTGATATAGCTAAAGCTTTCACTCCTCAAAAAATGGAATTCATTAAAGCGGGCGGGTCTTATGCGATTGTATTTGGTAAAAAATTACAAACATTCGCAGCGAAAGTTTTAGGAATTGATATTCCATTAGTATTTGCTCCATCAAAAGAGATTTCTCACGAAGGACAAGGTCTTACTGCGGTTGAAAAAATCTTCAACAGAAACGCTGTAGGAACTACTCCGGGTAAAATATTACACGCTGGTTCTGATGTTCGTGTAGAAGTAAACATCGTAGGTTCTCAGGATACTACAGGTCTTATGACTTCTCAGGAATTAGAAGCTATGGCGGCTACTGTGATTTCGCCAATCCTTGATGGTGCTTACCAATCAGGTTGTCACACTGCATCTGTATGGGATAAAAAAGCGCAGGCAAATATTCCTAAATTGATGAAATTCATGAACAACTTTGGTTTAATTACTGCACGTGATCCAAAAGGTGTCTATCACTCAATGACGGACGTAATCCATAAAGTTCTTAATGATATTACAATTGATGACTGGGCTATCATTATTGGTGGTGACTCTCATACGAGAATGTCAAAAGGTGTTGCTTTTGGTGCTGACTCAGGAACTGTTGCTCTTGCACTTGCTACTGGTGAAGCTTCTATGCCAATTCCGGATTCTGTAAAGGTGACTTTCAAGGGAGAAATGAAAGAATACATGGATTTCCGTGATGTGGTTCATGCTACTCAGGCTCAGATGCTGAAACAATTTGGTGGTGAGAACGTTTTCCAAGGAAGAATTATCGAGGTTCACATTGGAACTCTTACTGCTGATCAGGCATTTACATTTACTGACTGGTCTGCGGAAATGAAAGCAAAAGCATCTATCTGTATTTCTGAAGATGATACTTTGATTGAATCATTGGAAATTGCGAAAAGCAGAATTCAAATTATGATTGACAAAGGAATGGATAATCACAATCAAGTTCTTCAGGGATTGATTAATAAAGCAGATAAGAGAATTGCTGAGATTAAATCTGGTGAAAAACCAGCTTTAACTCCAGATGCAAATGCTAAATATTATGCTGAAGTTGTTGTTGATCTTGATGTGATTGCAGAGCCAATGATTGCTGATCCAGACGTAAATAATGCTGATGTTTCTAAAAGATATACTCACGATACAATCAGACCTCTTTCTTTTTATGGAGGAGATAAAAAAGTAGATCTTGGATTTATTGGTTCTTGTATGGTTCACAAAGGTGATATGAAAATCCTTGCTCAGATGCTTAAAAATATTGAAGCTCAAAACGGTAAAGTAGAATTTAAAGCACCTCTTGTAGTAGCGCCTCCTACTTATAACATCGTTGATGAATTGAAAGCTGAAGGTGACTGGGAAGTTTTACAGAAATATTCAGGTTTCGAATTTGACGATAATGCACCGAAAGCTGCAGCACGTACTGAATACGAAAAAATGTTGTATTTAGAGCGTCCAGGCTGTAATCTTTGTATGGGTAACCAGGAAAAAGCAGCTAAAGGAGATACTGTAATGGCAACTTCAACGCGTCTTTTCCAAGGAAGAGTTGTGGAAGATACTGATGCTAAAAAAGGAGAGTCTTTATTATCATCTACTCCAGTTGTAGTACTGTCAACAGTACTTGGAAGAACTCCAACAATTGAAGAATATATTGCTGCTGTTGATGGTATCAACTTGACTAAGTTTGCGCCTTCTCACAAGCAGTTAGTGAATAGTTAA
- the trhA gene encoding PAQR family membrane homeostasis protein TrhA codes for MSTRIQTRKEELANGISHILGILFCLTGMPLLIAKASEHHNLITESSVIVFGIGMMLVYLFSSLYHLVQKQKSKQLLKIADHISIYYLIAGTYSPLMVIYLNKETALLFLGTMWSIVLLGTFFKIFYIDRFKFISVALYLMMGWMIVFVIKPLWGVIPFSVFMWILAGGLSYTVGVFFYIKGDKNYFHTIWHFFVLMGTIFHYAAILESL; via the coding sequence ATGTCAACCAGAATCCAAACCCGCAAAGAAGAATTAGCAAACGGAATTTCACACATTCTGGGGATACTATTTTGTTTAACAGGAATGCCTTTGCTTATTGCAAAAGCATCTGAACACCACAATTTAATAACAGAATCGTCAGTTATAGTTTTCGGAATAGGAATGATGCTTGTGTATTTGTTTTCATCTTTGTATCATTTAGTACAAAAACAAAAATCGAAACAGTTGCTTAAAATAGCCGATCATATCAGTATTTACTATCTGATTGCAGGTACTTACTCGCCACTCATGGTTATTTATCTGAATAAGGAAACGGCGCTGCTATTTTTAGGAACAATGTGGTCGATAGTCTTGTTGGGGACATTTTTTAAGATTTTTTACATTGACCGTTTTAAGTTTATTTCTGTTGCATTGTATTTAATGATGGGCTGGATGATTGTTTTTGTTATAAAACCGTTATGGGGCGTAATTCCATTTTCGGTATTTATGTGGATTCTTGCAGGCGGATTGAGTTATACTGTGGGAGTATTTTTTTATATCAAAGGGGACAAAAATTATTTTCACACTATTTGGCATTTCTTCGTGCTCATGGGGACAATATTTCATTACGCAGCGATTTTAGAAAGTTTATGA
- a CDS encoding NACHT domain-containing protein — translation MATSIGLTLLSIFKDPLMKLSKGFKDEFLHIFDNGLPEYIDNFYDKFSKTKTFIYREEKIDFYDIFFPVNIKNKNEIFETNSDLKKILSKYNFITLIGNAGSGKSMLMKHIFLSTVNQSYRIPIIIELRNLTDYQGKIYDYITSILTKNELANSEKLVDRILKEGNFIFLLDGYDEIYSSAKDRITVDIEEFVDTYSKNTFVVTSRPGSNAESLQRFDNFYVQSLNNKQIESFIRLQFKNYEDLESVETILSIVKKSENKDYKEYLSNPLLLSMFIFTFNTYPELPKYKSKFYSNVFDTLCTKHDAFTKKGFWLHERKSGLKNDDFENILKWFSYVTIFKGKYSFDEEYLKERLKKILEKLKLNLEIENLIYDLTVSIAIMIQDGTEYTFPHKSLQEYFTAILIKSLNEEQKSKVYGEKFLQQRKHTNGGNLNLYKLCYENDKIYFSKLFLIPNTEDFIKRVDSTKPDKLTFNLLKEFGIKFMINSETNTIGGYSEKNLIYDSYLAFFQLKSIVTSFEELNSCVNQLKLSFQEMIEINNEKYIRFDEGSEKAQIEKSIYLKNCGIIDKSLVFMKELKNGLEKVKKDIAEENENTEDLLDV, via the coding sequence ATGGCAACATCAATCGGATTAACACTTCTTTCAATATTTAAAGACCCATTAATGAAATTAAGTAAAGGTTTCAAAGATGAATTTTTGCATATTTTCGATAATGGTTTACCAGAATACATTGATAATTTTTATGATAAATTTTCAAAAACTAAAACTTTTATTTATCGAGAAGAAAAAATTGATTTTTATGATATCTTCTTTCCTGTCAATATTAAAAATAAAAACGAAATTTTTGAAACTAACTCTGACCTAAAAAAAATTTTAAGTAAATATAATTTTATCACCTTGATTGGAAATGCAGGATCGGGAAAAAGTATGTTAATGAAACATATATTTCTTTCAACGGTTAATCAATCATATAGAATTCCTATCATAATTGAACTTCGAAATCTAACAGATTATCAAGGTAAAATTTATGACTACATAACAAGTATTTTGACAAAAAATGAATTAGCTAATTCTGAAAAATTAGTTGATAGAATTTTAAAAGAAGGAAATTTTATTTTTTTACTTGATGGTTACGATGAAATTTATTCTTCAGCAAAGGATAGAATCACTGTAGATATTGAGGAATTTGTCGACACATATAGTAAAAACACTTTTGTAGTAACATCAAGACCAGGATCTAATGCAGAATCATTACAACGATTTGATAATTTTTATGTACAATCTTTAAACAATAAACAAATAGAAAGTTTCATAAGATTACAATTCAAAAATTATGAAGATTTAGAATCTGTCGAGACAATTCTCTCTATCGTAAAAAAATCTGAAAATAAAGATTATAAAGAGTATCTTTCAAACCCTCTTTTATTATCGATGTTTATTTTCACATTTAATACTTATCCAGAATTGCCCAAATATAAGAGTAAATTTTATTCAAATGTTTTTGATACGCTGTGTACTAAACATGATGCCTTTACGAAAAAAGGATTTTGGTTACACGAAAGAAAATCAGGCTTAAAAAATGATGACTTTGAAAATATTTTAAAATGGTTTTCTTATGTAACTATTTTTAAAGGAAAATATAGTTTTGATGAAGAATACTTAAAGGAGAGACTTAAAAAAATACTTGAAAAACTAAAACTAAATTTAGAAATAGAGAATCTTATTTACGATCTAACGGTTTCAATTGCAATAATGATTCAGGACGGAACTGAATATACTTTTCCACATAAATCTTTACAAGAATATTTTACTGCTATTTTAATTAAAAGTCTAAATGAAGAGCAAAAATCTAAAGTTTATGGTGAAAAATTTCTTCAGCAACGCAAACATACAAATGGAGGTAATTTAAACCTCTATAAATTATGTTATGAAAATGATAAAATTTACTTTTCGAAGTTATTTTTAATTCCAAATACTGAAGATTTTATAAAAAGAGTTGATTCAACTAAACCAGATAAACTGACATTTAATTTATTGAAAGAATTTGGTATAAAATTTATGATTAACTCTGAAACAAATACAATAGGTGGTTACAGTGAAAAAAACTTAATTTACGATTCTTATTTAGCTTTTTTTCAACTAAAAAGTATTGTTACATCTTTCGAAGAACTGAATTCGTGTGTAAATCAATTAAAACTATCTTTCCAAGAAATGATAGAAATAAACAATGAAAAATACATACGATTTGATGAGGGAAGTGAAAAAGCTCAAATTGAAAAGTCTATTTATTTAAAAAATTGTGGAATTATTGATAAGTCATTAGTCTTTATGAAAGAATTGAAAAATGGTTTAGAAAAAGTAAAGAAAGATATTGCAGAGGAGAATGAAAATACCGAAGATTTATTAGATGTTTAA